A region from the Actinoplanes sp. OR16 genome encodes:
- a CDS encoding pyridoxamine 5'-phosphate oxidase family protein, translated as MRETPEEIAGLQALLDASLAGSTAHLRSVYSDRTITAAQLASVLTGMCTLALSTVTAKGEPRISAVDGHFLHAEWYFGTARTAAKARHLAARPAASVAHLRGDDLGVFVHGTAAVVEPGSEGWPELLAYLRDFYGHDAFDWENEVVYYRLLPHWMTVYAPDLTKLI; from the coding sequence ATGCGGGAGACACCTGAGGAGATCGCCGGGCTTCAAGCGCTGCTGGACGCCTCGCTGGCCGGCTCCACCGCCCACCTGCGGTCGGTCTACTCGGACCGGACCATCACCGCCGCCCAGCTGGCGAGCGTCCTGACCGGCATGTGCACGCTCGCGCTGTCCACCGTGACCGCCAAGGGTGAGCCCCGCATCAGCGCCGTCGACGGGCACTTCCTGCACGCCGAGTGGTATTTCGGGACGGCCCGGACCGCGGCGAAGGCCCGTCACCTGGCGGCCCGGCCGGCGGCCAGCGTCGCCCACCTGCGCGGTGACGACCTGGGCGTGTTCGTGCACGGGACCGCGGCGGTCGTCGAGCCGGGGAGCGAGGGCTGGCCGGAGCTGCTGGCCTACCTCCGGGACTTCTACGGCCACGACGCCTTCGACTGGGAGAACGAGGTCGTCTACTACCGCCTGCTGCCGCACTGGATGACGGTCTACGCCCCCGACCTCACCAAGCTGATCTGA